GCTGACGCTTTATATGGGCCTCGAGCTGCAGTCGCTCGCACTCTATGTGCTCGCAGCTTTCAATCGTGACAGCGTTCGTTCGACAGAAGCCGGACTGAAATACTTTGTTCTGGGTGCGCTCTCTTCGGGCATGCTGCTTTACGGTATCAGTCTTGTTTATGGCTACACTGGTCACATCGGCTTTGCGGAAATCGCCAGTTCTATTTCCGGTGGCGAGCGTCAGCTCGGTCTGGTCTTCGGTCTGGTGTTCATTCTGGCAGGCCTTTGCTTCAAGATTTCTGCCGTTCCGTTCCATATGTGGACGCCGGACGTTTATGAAGGTTCGCCAACACCTGTAACCGCGTTTTTTGCTGCTGCCCCTAAGATGGCTGCAATGGCTCTGATCGTTCGTGTTGTGGAAGGCGCTTTCGCTCCTGTCACCCACGACTGGCAGCAGGTCATTACTTTCGTCGCAATCGCGTCGATGGTGCTGGGTGCCTTTGCTGCTATCGGCCAGCGTAACATTAAGCGCCTGATGGCTTACTCATCGATCAGCCACATGGGCTATGCGCTCGTTGGTCTGGCAGCTGGTACGGTTGTTGGTGTTCGCGGCGTTGCGCTTTACATGCTGATCTATCTCGTCATGACGCTTGGTAGCTTTGCTTTCATCCTGTCCATGCGGACAAAGGAAGGCAATGTCGAGCAGATTGAAGATCTGGCAGGCCTGTCGCGGACCAATCCGGTTATGGCAACAATCATGACCATGATGCTGTTCTCGCTTGCAGGTATTCCGCCGCTCGCTGGCTTCTTCGGTAAGTGGTACACCTTCGTCGCAGCCGTTGAAGTGGGTCTGTATCCGCTCGCAATCATCGGTATTGTCGCTTCCGTTGTCGGCGCGTTCTACTACCTGCGCATGATCAAGATCATGTGGTTCGATGAGCCGGTAACGACCTTCGTTACACCAGCAATCGAGCTTCGTCTGGTACTGCTCGCTTCGGGTGCATTCGTTTTGTTCTATGGATTGATTGGCGGCTGGCTTGGCGGTTTGGCTGAAACTGCAGCCAAGACGTTCTTCTGAGCATGACAATAAATAAAGCCGCAGGTGATGGCATGGGTTTCACGCTGGCACCTGCGGCTTTAGCAGACGGATACAGACTGGAGTTTTTTCCAGTCGTTGGTTCTACCAATGCAGAGGCGCTGGAGCGGGCGAATGCCGGCGATGCAGGACGCCTCTGGTTCGTTTCTCCCAAGCAGGAGAGCGGACGCGGCCGACGCGGCCGTACATGGACTGCTCCTGAAGGCAATCTTGCAGCAACATTGCTTCTGGTTGATCGTTTTGATCCCAAGATTGCCGCCACTTTAGGTTTCGTGGCTGGTTTGGCTTTGGCCGATGCTGTCGATGCGGTTCTGCCATCGACTGTTGCGGCCCGCGTGAACGTTGCGCTTAAATGGCCGAACGACGTTCTCGTTGACGGTGCAAAACTGTCCGGTATTCTCCTGGAATCGACGTTGCTTGCCGAAGGCCTGTTTGGTCTTGCTGTGGGTATGGGCACGAATGTCGTGGCCGCTCCGGATGGCTTGCCTTACGCTGCGACGTCCATCAACGGATTGGGCGGTAACGCCGATGCTACTATCTTGTTTTTGGCGTTGTCTGATGCATGGTGCCATTATTATAGCATTTGGGATGATGGCCGTGGCCTCAACACGATCCGTGAGCTGTGGCTCAAGCGGGCACACGGACTTGGTCAGCCTGTTGTGATGCAATTGAATGGTCGCATTGTCGAAGGCGTTTTTGAAACTATCGATTCGGATTGCCGGCTTGTCATTCGCGAGGATGACGGTACACGTGTTCCGGTGACAGCTGGGGACGTTTATTTTGGAACAGCGGCCTCTGTTAAACCCGTTTCCTGAGTGAATATTGTGCACAATTGATCGCTGTGCGCGTTGTTCCGGGTTTGCAAACTATCGGCAGCCGGTTCAACTGGGTCATAATTAGGGCGTGTCGTTGAATGATGGGAACAGGTTTTCCCATGATGACAGGCGAAAGAACGAAAACTTACGGCGCATAGCTCAAAAGGTGTTAGACACTTTTGCTAAAGGTTATGCGTTAAATCAAAAAGTTAGAGCGTAAAGCTGAATCAACTCGGCAAGTCGTCGCTCTAAACCATGAGTTAGAACAGGGAGGCATTATGCCCCGCTCACCATCGACCCAATTTGTCTTCCTGCCCCTTGGCGGTGTCGGCGAAATCGGCATGAACCTGGCTATGTATGGCTTAGGTCCAGAAGACAATCGTGAATGGATCGTGGTCGACATGGGCGTAAGCTTTGCCGGTCCAGAACATCCTGGCGCGGATCTGATCCTGCCGGATATTCGCTTCCTTGAAGCCGAGAAGAACAATCTGCGCGGCATCATCATTACGCATGCGCATGAAGACCATTACGGCGCGCTGCTCGATCTTTGGCCACGCTTGAAAGCGCCGGTCTACGCGACACCATTCACGGCAGGCTTGCTTGAAGCAAAACGTCAGTCTGAATTTGGTGCACCGGAAATCCCGGTCACGATCTTCAAGGCTGGCGAAACTTTCGAAGTCGGTCCATTCAAGCTCGAAGCAATTGCCGTTACGCACTCGATCCCTGAACCCGTTTCGCTAGCTATTACCACGCCACTTGGCACGGTTGTTCACACGGGCGACTGGAAGATGGACCCCGATCCTTCGATGGGGCCGCTCATTGATGAAGCACGGTTTCGTGCGCTTGGAGATCAGGGTGTTCTGGCACTCATCTGCGATTCCACCAATGCGATGCGCGAAGGTGAATCTCCTTCCGAGCGTCAAGTCGGCGATAGCCTGCGTGAGCTGATCGAAAATGCACGCGGTCGCGTGGCTGTTACAACCTTCTCGTCTAATGTCGGTCGTATCCGCTCTATTACGGAAGCAGCACGCGATGCTGGGCGTCAGGTGTTGGTGGTCGGTCGTTCGATGAAGCGCACGATCGCTGTGGCAACCGAGCTTGGCTATATGGAAGGCCTGCCGGAGTTCCTCAGTGAAGACGATTACGGCTATATTCCGCGTGAAAATGTCGTTGTTATTCTGACGGGTAGTCAGGGCGAGCCACGCGCAGCGCTTGCAAAACTTGCTCGCGATGAAATGCGCAGCATCGCTTTGTCGGCGGGTGATACAGTGATTTTCTCATCGCGGCCTATTCCCGGTAATGAGAAGGCTATTCTGGATATCAAGAACAAGCTCATCGATCAGGGTATCAAGCTAATCAGCGATGATGATGCGCTCGTGCATGTTTCCGGCCACCCGCGTCGTAATGAACTCAAGCGCATGTATTCTTGGGTGCGTCCGAAAATTCTTGTTCCGGTACACGGAGAGGCAGCACATCTGGTTGCCCAAGGGTCGCTTGGTGCAATGGAAGGCATCGAAGAAATTGCTCAGGTTCGTGACGGCGATATGCTGCGTCTTGCACCCGGCAGAGCCGAAATCATCGATGAAGCACCGGTTGGCCGCATCTACAAGGACGGCAAGCTGATCGGTGACGAAGACGAGATAGGCATGGTAGAGCGTCGTAAGCTCGCTTTTGTCGGTCATGTCGCTGTTTCAGTACTGCTCGATCGTGATTTCAAGATTATGGATGAACCCGATCTCGTGGCTTTCGGATTGCCGGAAGAAGACGGGCAGGGCGATCTGATGGAAGACATTCTGCTCGATGCGGCAATCGAGGCCATCGACAGCATTCCACGCGCGCGTCGTAAAGATCTCGAAGTGGTTCGTGAATCGGTCCGCCGAGCTGTTCGCTCTGCGACAAATGAGGCATGGGGCAAAAAGCCGGTAGTGACGGTGTTTATCAACCGGATAAAGTAGCTCTGTTTTCGGGAGGAGGACACTGATGCTTGAACGCCTGAACCATGTCGCAATCGCGGTGCCAGATATAAAGGCTGCTTCCGCGCTTTACAGCAGCCAATTGGGCGCGAAAGTAACAGCGCCACAAGCCTTGCCTGAACATGGTGTTACGGTGGTCTTCATCGATGTTGGCAATACCAAGATCGAATTGCTTGAGCCATTGGGTGAGGGATCACCCATTGCCTCCTTCCTCGAAAAGAATCCATCTGGCGGCATGCATCACCTTTGCTATGAGGTCGCCGATATTATTGCTGCCCGCGATCGTCTCAAGACCGAAGGCGCGCGCATTCTCGGTGATGGTGAGCCAAAGATCGGCGCACACGGCAAACCCGTTCTGTTTTTGCATCCCAAGGACTTCAATGGGACACTGATCGAACTGGAGGAGGTATAATAATGTCCTGGGTTTCAGGCATCGCGATTTATTTTGTCATCTGGTGGACGACGCTGTTTGCGCTTTTGCCTGTCGGCTTGCGGACGCAAGCAGAAGAAAACGATGTGACACTGGGTACGGTTGCAAGCGCTCCTGCCAAGCCGCGCATCGGGCTTGCATTTCTGCGAACAACCTTGGTGGCTACGGCTATCTTCTGCCTTTACTATTACATGACGCAGATCAAAGGTTTCGGCCTTGACGATATCCCGCACTTCTTCCCTGATCTGAAGTAAAAGCGGTCGTTCTATAGTGCTTATTTTTCTGATTTGACGGAGCGGCGCCTAAAATTTAGGCGTCGTTTTGCGTTGGGCAGTGGGCGCATTTTATTGAGAATATGCCTTGAATCTAAAAATTATTGTTTCT
This sequence is a window from Ochrobactrum quorumnocens. Protein-coding genes within it:
- the mce gene encoding methylmalonyl-CoA epimerase; amino-acid sequence: MLERLNHVAIAVPDIKAASALYSSQLGAKVTAPQALPEHGVTVVFIDVGNTKIELLEPLGEGSPIASFLEKNPSGGMHHLCYEVADIIAARDRLKTEGARILGDGEPKIGAHGKPVLFLHPKDFNGTLIELEEV
- a CDS encoding DUF1467 family protein, whose translation is MSWVSGIAIYFVIWWTTLFALLPVGLRTQAEENDVTLGTVASAPAKPRIGLAFLRTTLVATAIFCLYYYMTQIKGFGLDDIPHFFPDLK
- the nuoN gene encoding NADH-quinone oxidoreductase subunit NuoN; the encoded protein is MQTDLIASLSLAAPEVLLALSGLALLMIGVFSGERASTLVNGLAVAVLIAALALVVIFPHNGIAFGGSFVNDGFARFMKVLTLIGSIVTLVMSVGFAREEKFDKFEFPVLIVLATLGMLIMVSASNMLTLYMGLELQSLALYVLAAFNRDSVRSTEAGLKYFVLGALSSGMLLYGISLVYGYTGHIGFAEIASSISGGERQLGLVFGLVFILAGLCFKISAVPFHMWTPDVYEGSPTPVTAFFAAAPKMAAMALIVRVVEGAFAPVTHDWQQVITFVAIASMVLGAFAAIGQRNIKRLMAYSSISHMGYALVGLAAGTVVGVRGVALYMLIYLVMTLGSFAFILSMRTKEGNVEQIEDLAGLSRTNPVMATIMTMMLFSLAGIPPLAGFFGKWYTFVAAVEVGLYPLAIIGIVASVVGAFYYLRMIKIMWFDEPVTTFVTPAIELRLVLLASGAFVLFYGLIGGWLGGLAETAAKTFF
- a CDS encoding ribonuclease J → MPRSPSTQFVFLPLGGVGEIGMNLAMYGLGPEDNREWIVVDMGVSFAGPEHPGADLILPDIRFLEAEKNNLRGIIITHAHEDHYGALLDLWPRLKAPVYATPFTAGLLEAKRQSEFGAPEIPVTIFKAGETFEVGPFKLEAIAVTHSIPEPVSLAITTPLGTVVHTGDWKMDPDPSMGPLIDEARFRALGDQGVLALICDSTNAMREGESPSERQVGDSLRELIENARGRVAVTTFSSNVGRIRSITEAARDAGRQVLVVGRSMKRTIAVATELGYMEGLPEFLSEDDYGYIPRENVVVILTGSQGEPRAALAKLARDEMRSIALSAGDTVIFSSRPIPGNEKAILDIKNKLIDQGIKLISDDDALVHVSGHPRRNELKRMYSWVRPKILVPVHGEAAHLVAQGSLGAMEGIEEIAQVRDGDMLRLAPGRAEIIDEAPVGRIYKDGKLIGDEDEIGMVERRKLAFVGHVAVSVLLDRDFKIMDEPDLVAFGLPEEDGQGDLMEDILLDAAIEAIDSIPRARRKDLEVVRESVRRAVRSATNEAWGKKPVVTVFINRIK
- a CDS encoding biotin--[acetyl-CoA-carboxylase] ligase; its protein translation is MGFTLAPAALADGYRLEFFPVVGSTNAEALERANAGDAGRLWFVSPKQESGRGRRGRTWTAPEGNLAATLLLVDRFDPKIAATLGFVAGLALADAVDAVLPSTVAARVNVALKWPNDVLVDGAKLSGILLESTLLAEGLFGLAVGMGTNVVAAPDGLPYAATSINGLGGNADATILFLALSDAWCHYYSIWDDGRGLNTIRELWLKRAHGLGQPVVMQLNGRIVEGVFETIDSDCRLVIREDDGTRVPVTAGDVYFGTAASVKPVS